The Nitrospirota bacterium genome includes a region encoding these proteins:
- the rfbC gene encoding dTDP-4-dehydrorhamnose 3,5-epimerase, whose protein sequence is MIFKETALKGAFIIEPEKRADERGMFARAWCRNEFEAHGLVAAVVQSNLSFSRKKGTLRGMHYQLPPYEETKLVRCTKGALFDVIIDLRPASPTYKQWIGAELTEENHTMLYVPRGFAHGFQTLTDNVEVFYHVSQFYSPEAERGIRWNDPLFGIRWPEAAERTISDKDRSWPDFTPEWHLGASKPETAVAALP, encoded by the coding sequence ATGATCTTCAAAGAGACGGCGCTCAAGGGGGCATTCATTATCGAGCCCGAAAAGAGGGCCGACGAGCGGGGCATGTTCGCGCGCGCCTGGTGCAGGAACGAGTTCGAGGCGCACGGCCTCGTCGCTGCCGTGGTGCAGAGCAACCTCTCGTTCAGCAGGAAGAAAGGCACCCTGCGCGGCATGCATTACCAGCTCCCGCCGTACGAAGAGACCAAGCTCGTGCGCTGCACGAAGGGCGCTCTCTTCGACGTGATCATCGACCTCAGGCCCGCCTCGCCGACCTACAAGCAGTGGATCGGCGCAGAGCTGACCGAGGAGAACCATACCATGCTGTATGTGCCGCGGGGGTTCGCGCACGGCTTCCAGACCCTCACCGATAACGTCGAGGTGTTCTACCACGTGTCGCAGTTCTACTCGCCCGAGGCGGAGCGGGGAATCCGGTGGAACGATCCCCTCTTCGGCATCCGGTGGCCGGAAGCCGCGGAGCGCACCATATCGGATAAGGACCGGAGCTGGCCGGACTTCACCCCGGAGTGGCACCTGGGCGCATCGAAACCAGAGACTGCCGTTGCCGCGCTGCCGTAA
- a CDS encoding SAF domain-containing protein — MIIVDRALEKREHEGAPLTVALVGAGFMGRGIALQIINSVKGMRLVAIANRRLDGAGRAYAEAGITGIETVETVAGLEEAIARKRPAITDDALLLCRAEGIDAIIEATGDVEFGARVVLEAIEHRKHVVMMNAELDGTIGPILKVYADKAGVVITNADGDQPGVIMNLYRFVKGIGVTPALCGNIKGLHDPYRNPTTQKSFAEQWKQKPHMVTSFADGTKISFEQAIVANATGMRVARRGMFGPAVAAGTPIDQAAAWYPADALLGGSGIVDYVVGATPSPGVFVLGTHDHPAQKHYLNLYKLGAGPFYCFYTPYHLCHFEVPMTAARAVLFGDAAIAPLGAPFVEVVAAAKKDLAAGEVLDGIGHYMTYGLCENADVANAQRLLPMGLAQGCTLKRDLPRDRVLTYDDVELPANRLSDRLRAEQDRYFTRACRPHAAA, encoded by the coding sequence ATGATAATCGTCGATAGGGCGCTCGAAAAGCGCGAGCACGAAGGCGCTCCCCTTACGGTAGCGCTGGTCGGGGCCGGATTCATGGGGCGCGGTATTGCGCTCCAGATTATCAACAGCGTTAAGGGGATGCGGCTCGTGGCGATCGCAAACCGCCGCCTCGACGGAGCGGGCCGGGCCTATGCAGAGGCGGGAATCACCGGGATCGAAACGGTCGAGACGGTGGCGGGGCTGGAAGAGGCGATCGCGCGCAAGCGCCCGGCGATTACCGACGATGCGCTGCTGCTCTGCCGTGCCGAAGGTATCGATGCGATCATCGAAGCGACGGGGGATGTCGAGTTCGGGGCCCGCGTGGTGCTCGAGGCGATCGAGCACCGCAAGCATGTCGTCATGATGAACGCGGAGCTGGACGGCACCATCGGCCCGATACTCAAGGTCTATGCGGATAAAGCGGGCGTGGTCATCACCAATGCGGACGGCGACCAGCCGGGCGTTATCATGAACCTCTACCGTTTTGTGAAGGGAATCGGGGTGACGCCGGCGCTCTGCGGCAACATCAAGGGGCTCCACGATCCTTACCGCAACCCGACCACCCAGAAGTCCTTTGCGGAGCAGTGGAAGCAGAAACCGCACATGGTCACTTCCTTCGCCGACGGCACGAAGATCTCGTTCGAGCAGGCGATCGTGGCGAACGCCACCGGCATGCGGGTCGCCCGGCGCGGCATGTTCGGTCCTGCGGTCGCGGCAGGCACGCCCATCGATCAGGCAGCGGCGTGGTACCCGGCGGACGCTCTCCTCGGCGGCAGCGGCATCGTTGATTATGTCGTAGGCGCGACGCCGAGCCCCGGCGTATTCGTGCTCGGCACGCACGACCATCCTGCGCAGAAGCACTACCTCAATCTGTACAAGCTTGGCGCCGGTCCGTTCTACTGCTTTTATACGCCCTATCACCTCTGCCATTTCGAAGTGCCTATGACCGCCGCCCGGGCCGTCCTGTTCGGCGATGCCGCGATCGCTCCCCTCGGCGCCCCCTTCGTGGAGGTGGTCGCCGCCGCGAAGAAAGACCTTGCGGCAGGAGAAGTCCTCGACGGTATCGGACACTACATGACTTACGGACTCTGCGAGAATGCGGATGTCGCGAACGCGCAGCGCCTGCTGCCCATGGGGCTTGCGCAGGGATGCACCCTGAAGCGCGACCTGCCGCGGGACCGGGTGCTCACATACGACGATGTGGAGCTCCCCGCAAACAGGCTGAGCGACCGCCTTCGCGCCGAGCAGGACCGCTATTTCACCCGCGCCTGCCGCCCGCACGCCGCAGCGTAG